In Castanea sativa cultivar Marrone di Chiusa Pesio chromosome 6, ASM4071231v1, a single window of DNA contains:
- the LOC142640014 gene encoding uncharacterized protein LOC142640014, which produces MFFFEEDVREVKQPHEDPLAIMLTIEGFNTKRILVDNGSSVDIIYLSAFQQLRLDPKRLCPFKSPLVSFSGDRVYPKDIVMLIVTVGSYPQQLTCQLDFLVVDCPSSYNVIIERPTLICWKEATSTYCLEVKLPMENGVGEIKGDQVLAREYYQAVLAAKENHTWMIEENEEDKVEALEIVEQVEGEAAKTTRIGTTLSPEMKTRLGQPTEKMFSKQIGRNMEVYVKDMLVKSKEELAHRDDLGETFDPLRQYQMKLNPSKCAFGVASGKFLGFIVSQRGIEANEEKIRAILDMTSPKIVKEVQKLIGRIAALNRFASKAMDKCLPFFKTLKQAFAWTDKCEVAFQELKHYLSNAPLLSPPKEGEDLYLYLAVLAIAVSAALIREEGRKQLLVYYVSQAFQGAKSRYSRIEKIVFALVVASRKLRPYF; this is translated from the exons ATGTTTTTCTTTGAAGAAGACGTTAGAGAAGTGAAGCAACCTCATGAAGATCCCTTGGCCATAATGCTCACGATAGAAGGGTTTAACACCAAAAGGATCCTCGTGGACAATGGCAGCTCCGTGGACATCATCTACCTCTCCGCTTTTCAACAATTGAGACTAGACCCAAAAAGACTGTGCCCTTTTAagtcccccctcgtcagctttagtGGGGATAGAGTGTATCCTAAAGACATAGTAATGCTAATAGTCACGGTAGGGTCTTATCCGCAGCAGCTGACCTGTCAGTTAGATTTCCTAGTGGTAGACTGCCCCTCTtcatacaatgtgatcattgaGAGGCCCACACTTATCTGCTGGAAGGAAGCCACTTCCACGTATTGCCTAGAGGTGAAATTACCGATGGAAAACGGTGTAGGCGAAATAAAGGGAGATCAAGTATTGGCCAGGGAGTACTACCAGGCTGTGTTAGCTGCAAAAGAAAACCATACATGGATGATCgaggaaaatgaagaagataagGTGGAAGCCCTGGAGATAGTGGAGCAGGTCGAAGGAGAAGCAGCAAAGACGACTAGGATAGGGACGACTTTGAGTCCTGAGATGAAGACGAGACTC gggcaaCCTACCGAAAAAATGTTCAGCAAGCAGATTGGGAGAAACATGGAAGTATATGTGAAAgacatgctcgtcaagagcaaagaggAACTAGCTCATCGAGACGATCTCGGAGAAACGTTCGACCCACTCAGGCAGTACCAGATGAAACTAAACccgagcaagtgtgcctttggagtagcctcagggaagttcttggggtttatAGTGTCCCAAAGGGGGATAGAAGCAAATGAAGAGAAGATACGAGCCATACTCGACATGACGTCGCCCAAAATCGTCAAAGAAGTCCAGAAACTTATAGGGAGGATAGCAGCACTCAACAGGTTCGCCTCTAAAGCAATGGACAAGTGCCTACCCTTCTTCAAgacattgaagcaagcttttGCTTGGACTGACAAATGCGAGGTAGCTTTCCAAGAACTCAAGCACTACTTAAGCAACGCACCTCTACTGAGTCCGCCCAAAGAAGGGGAAGACCTGTATTTGTACCTGGCAGTATTAGCCATAGCCGTCAGCGCAGCTTTGATTCGAGAAGAGGGAAGGAAACAGCTCCTAGTCTACTACGTTAGCCAAGCTTTCCAGGGGGCAAAatccaggtactcaaggattgaAAAGATTGTGTTCGCGTTGGTAGTAGCTTCGCGGAAACTGCGACCTTATTTTTAG